In the genome of Streptomyces collinus, one region contains:
- a CDS encoding DUF1416 domain-containing protein, producing MCGAKAGGPDASTIKPGETTIQGQVTKDGEPVVGYVRLLDSTGEFTAEVPTSATGQFRFYAAEGTWTVRALVPGATADRTVVAQQGGLAEVAIAV from the coding sequence ATGTGCGGTGCGAAGGCCGGCGGCCCCGACGCCTCGACGATCAAGCCCGGTGAGACCACCATCCAGGGTCAGGTGACCAAGGACGGCGAGCCCGTGGTGGGCTACGTCCGTCTGCTGGACTCGACCGGCGAGTTCACGGCCGAGGTGCCGACCTCGGCGACCGGACAGTTCCGCTTCTACGCGGCCGAGGGCACCTGGACCGTCCGTGCCCTCGTGCCCGGCGCCACCGCCGACCGCACGGTCGTCGCCCAGCAGGGCGGCCTGGCGGAGGTCGCGATCGCCGTCTGA
- a CDS encoding FABP family protein, translating to MIEIPSDLHKDLVPLAFLLGNWAGAGVHDFPGSEKCNFGQEVSFTHDGRDFLEYRSHSWVLDNDGNKVRPLESEHGFWRIDAARKVEVTMTRDDGVIEIWYGELADKKPQIDLVTDAVARTAASQPYTGGKRLYGYVKSDLMWVGEKQTPEVELRPYMSAHLKKVVTPEEVERWAKALPDDMPDDGIAFFK from the coding sequence ATGATCGAGATCCCGTCCGACCTCCACAAGGACCTCGTCCCGCTCGCCTTCCTGCTCGGCAACTGGGCGGGCGCCGGCGTGCACGACTTCCCCGGCTCCGAGAAGTGCAACTTCGGGCAGGAGGTCTCCTTCACCCACGACGGCCGGGACTTCCTGGAGTACCGGTCCCACAGCTGGGTGCTGGACAACGACGGCAACAAGGTCCGTCCCCTGGAGTCCGAGCACGGCTTCTGGCGGATCGACGCCGCCCGCAAGGTCGAGGTGACGATGACCCGCGACGACGGCGTCATCGAGATCTGGTACGGCGAGCTGGCCGACAAGAAGCCGCAGATCGACCTCGTAACGGACGCGGTGGCCCGCACGGCCGCCTCCCAGCCGTACACCGGCGGCAAGCGCCTGTACGGCTACGTCAAGAGCGATCTGATGTGGGTCGGCGAGAAGCAGACCCCCGAGGTCGAGCTGCGCCCGTACATGTCCGCCCACCTCAAGAAGGTCGTCACCCCGGAGGAGGTCGAGCGCTGGGCCAAGGCCCTGCCCGACGACATGCCGGACGACGGGATCGCTTTCTTCAAGTAG
- a CDS encoding DsrE family protein, with amino-acid sequence MAKKLVIKVTAGADAPERCSQAFTVAAVAVASGVDVSLWLTGESAWFALPGRAAEFELPHAAPLPDLLDSLLTAGRVTLCTQCAARREITEQDVIKGVRIAGAQVFVQEAMADGTQALVY; translated from the coding sequence ATGGCGAAGAAGCTGGTGATCAAGGTGACGGCGGGGGCCGACGCTCCCGAACGGTGCTCCCAGGCGTTCACGGTGGCGGCGGTGGCCGTGGCGAGCGGCGTCGACGTGTCCCTGTGGCTGACCGGCGAATCCGCCTGGTTCGCCCTGCCCGGCCGGGCCGCCGAGTTCGAGCTGCCGCACGCCGCACCCCTGCCCGACCTGCTGGATTCCCTCCTCACGGCCGGCCGCGTCACGCTGTGCACGCAGTGCGCGGCCCGCCGCGAGATCACGGAGCAGGACGTGATCAAGGGTGTCCGGATCGCGGGCGCGCAGGTCTTCGTCCAGGAGGCGATGGCGGACGGGACGCAGGCGCTCGTCTACTGA
- a CDS encoding VOC family protein: protein MRLTAAVLDAPDARELAHFYLRLLPGWGVRRDEDGPDWVHIRPPGGGTGLSFQTEPDYRPPVWPSEPDRPRMMVHLDIEVDDLERETARAVAAGARLAAYQPQDDVRVLLDPAGHPFCLYTESQ from the coding sequence ATGAGACTGACAGCGGCGGTCCTGGACGCCCCGGACGCCCGGGAGCTTGCGCACTTCTATCTGCGGCTGCTGCCCGGCTGGGGCGTCCGGCGGGACGAGGACGGCCCCGACTGGGTCCACATCCGGCCGCCCGGCGGCGGCACGGGGCTGTCCTTCCAGACGGAACCCGACTACCGGCCGCCGGTCTGGCCGAGCGAGCCGGACCGGCCGCGGATGATGGTCCACCTCGACATCGAGGTCGACGACCTGGAGCGGGAGACCGCGCGGGCCGTCGCCGCCGGGGCGCGGCTCGCCGCCTACCAGCCCCAGGACGACGTGCGGGTGCTGCTGGACCCGGCCGGGCACCCGTTCTGCCTGTACACGGAGTCTCAGTAG
- a CDS encoding RsiG family protein, with translation MSTSSTGQQLAAFRSTYTGIGASEYHRPPTQRTDSPRLPSDASEPELPALSLPDLRTLRREAQRDEADLSYLRRLLQGRIDILRAEVARRTPAGVASVAVPGEGSVVERLAEILRDGPPRHRSSARHLTLGTPQGEEYQRLAAEMLAEVELSDLEARTVQELNTAMGRLERHEQQVSRRRRRLQHTADECSAEIARRYREGEAQVDDLLV, from the coding sequence ATGAGCACATCAAGCACCGGACAGCAGCTGGCGGCTTTCCGGTCGACGTACACGGGGATCGGCGCGTCGGAGTACCACCGGCCGCCCACACAGCGCACGGACAGCCCGCGGCTGCCCTCGGACGCCTCCGAACCCGAACTGCCCGCGCTGAGCCTGCCCGACCTGCGCACGCTGCGCCGCGAGGCCCAGCGCGACGAGGCCGACCTCAGCTATCTGCGGCGGCTGCTCCAGGGGCGGATCGACATCCTGCGCGCGGAGGTCGCCCGGCGTACTCCCGCGGGCGTGGCCTCCGTGGCCGTGCCCGGCGAGGGCTCGGTGGTGGAGCGGCTGGCGGAGATCCTGCGGGACGGCCCGCCCCGGCACCGCTCCTCGGCCCGCCACCTGACCCTGGGCACCCCGCAGGGCGAGGAGTACCAGCGGCTGGCCGCGGAGATGCTCGCCGAGGTCGAGCTGTCCGACCTGGAGGCACGCACCGTCCAGGAGCTGAACACGGCGATGGGCCGGCTCGAACGCCACGAGCAGCAGGTCTCCCGCCGCCGCCGGCGGCTCCAGCACACGGCCGACGAGTGCAGCGCGGAGATCGCGCGCCGGTACCGCGAGGGGGAGGCGCAGGTCGACGACCTGCTGGTGTGA
- a CDS encoding sulfurtransferase, producing the protein MSRNDVLVDADWLQEHLDDPTIAIVEVDEDTSAYEKNHIRNAIRIDWTQDLQDPVRRDFVDQEGFEKLLSDKGIGNDHTVVLYGGNNNWFASYAYWYFKLYGHDSVKLLDGGRKKWELDARELVPGDEVPERSKTDYKAKAQDTSIRAFRDDVVAAIGSQNLVDVRSPDEFSGKLLAPAHLPQEQSQRPGHVPSARNIPWSKNANDDGTFKSDDELKELYAEEQVDLAKDTIAYCRIGERSALTWFVLHELLGVENVKNYDGSWTEYGSLVGVPIELGANK; encoded by the coding sequence ATGAGCCGCAACGACGTCCTGGTCGACGCCGACTGGCTCCAGGAGCACCTGGACGACCCGACCATCGCCATCGTCGAGGTGGACGAGGACACGTCCGCCTACGAGAAGAACCACATCCGCAACGCCATCCGGATCGACTGGACCCAGGACCTCCAGGACCCGGTCCGCCGTGACTTCGTCGACCAGGAGGGCTTCGAGAAGCTCCTGTCCGACAAGGGCATCGGCAACGACCACACCGTGGTCCTGTACGGCGGCAACAACAACTGGTTCGCCTCGTACGCCTACTGGTACTTCAAGCTGTATGGCCACGACAGCGTCAAGCTCCTCGACGGCGGCCGCAAGAAGTGGGAGCTCGACGCCCGCGAGCTGGTCCCCGGCGACGAGGTGCCCGAGCGCTCGAAGACGGACTACAAGGCCAAGGCCCAGGACACGTCCATCCGCGCCTTCCGCGACGACGTCGTGGCCGCCATCGGTTCGCAGAACCTCGTCGACGTGCGCTCGCCCGACGAGTTCTCCGGCAAGCTGCTCGCCCCGGCCCACCTGCCGCAGGAGCAGTCGCAGCGCCCGGGCCACGTCCCGTCCGCCCGCAACATCCCGTGGTCCAAGAACGCCAACGACGACGGCACCTTCAAGTCGGACGACGAGCTCAAGGAGCTCTACGCCGAGGAGCAGGTGGACCTGGCCAAGGACACCATCGCCTACTGCCGCATCGGTGAGCGCTCCGCGCTGACCTGGTTCGTCCTCCACGAGCTGCTCGGTGTCGAGAACGTCAAGAACTACGACGGCTCCTGGACCGAGTACGGCTCCCTCGTGGGCGTGCCGATCGAGCTCGGCGCCAACAAGTAA
- a CDS encoding Fur family transcriptional regulator yields MVSTDWKSDLRQRGYRLTPQRQLVLEAVDTLEHATPDDILVEVRKTASGVNISTVYRTLELLEELGLVSHAHLGHGAPTYHLADRHHHIHLVCRDCQNVIEADVSVAAEFTAKLRETFGFDTDLKHFAIFGRCEDCTLKASNTES; encoded by the coding sequence GTGGTGAGCACCGACTGGAAGAGCGATCTGCGGCAGCGCGGCTACCGGCTGACCCCGCAGCGGCAACTCGTGCTCGAAGCCGTGGACACACTTGAGCACGCGACCCCCGACGACATCCTCGTGGAAGTGAGGAAGACGGCGTCGGGGGTCAACATTTCGACGGTGTACCGGACGCTGGAGCTCCTGGAGGAGCTCGGTCTGGTCAGTCACGCGCATCTGGGGCACGGGGCGCCGACCTACCACCTCGCGGACCGGCACCACCACATCCACCTGGTCTGCCGTGACTGCCAGAACGTGATCGAGGCGGATGTCTCCGTGGCCGCCGAGTTCACGGCCAAGCTGCGGGAGACCTTCGGCTTCGATACCGACCTGAAGCACTTCGCGATCTTCGGCCGGTGCGAGGACTGCACGCTCAAGGCTTCAAATACCGAGTCGTAG
- the dtd gene encoding D-aminoacyl-tRNA deacylase — protein MRAVVQRVDGASVVVDGETVGAIEGEGLCVLVGVTHEDTKEKAAQLARKLWSIRMLHDEKSCSDVDAPLLVISQFTLYGDARKGRRPTWNAAAPGDVAEPLVDEVVARLRSLGATVATGRFGAAMRVSLTNDGPFTVQIDI, from the coding sequence ATGCGAGCTGTGGTGCAGAGGGTGGACGGCGCGAGCGTCGTCGTGGACGGCGAGACCGTGGGGGCGATCGAGGGCGAGGGGCTGTGCGTCCTCGTCGGTGTCACCCACGAGGACACCAAGGAGAAGGCGGCCCAGCTGGCCCGCAAGCTCTGGTCGATCCGCATGCTGCACGACGAGAAGTCGTGCAGCGACGTCGACGCCCCGCTCCTGGTGATCAGCCAGTTCACCCTCTACGGCGACGCCCGCAAGGGCCGCCGCCCCACCTGGAACGCGGCCGCCCCCGGCGACGTCGCCGAGCCGCTGGTCGACGAGGTGGTCGCCCGGCTGCGATCGCTGGGCGCGACGGTGGCCACGGGCCGTTTCGGGGCGGCGATGAGGGTATCGCTGACGAACGACGGCCCCTTCACCGTGCAGATCGACATCTGA
- the ygfZ gene encoding CAF17-like 4Fe-4S cluster assembly/insertion protein YgfZ, translated as MKSPLLTLPGAVPAEGVDEGVAAHYGDLFREQRALADGTGFVDLSHRGVVAVTGEDRLAWLHLLLTQHVSDLPAGRATEALILSANGHIEHALYLVDDGGTVWAHVEPGTQEALIAYLESMKFFYKVEVADRTADTAVVHLPAGSIAEVPDGAVVRETPHGRDLFLPRAELEAYAAQAGPPAGILAYEALRVEQHRPRLGFETDHRTIPHELGWIGSAVHLQKGCYRGQETVARVQNLGKPPRRLVFLHLDGSEVHLPVAGTELRLADDGPDGRKIGFITTSARHHELGPVALALVKRNVAVDAPLLAGDTAAAQEVVVEP; from the coding sequence ATGAAGAGCCCCCTGCTGACCCTGCCCGGCGCCGTCCCCGCCGAGGGCGTGGACGAAGGCGTCGCCGCCCACTACGGCGACCTGTTCCGTGAGCAGCGTGCCCTCGCCGACGGCACCGGATTCGTGGACCTCTCACACCGAGGGGTCGTCGCCGTCACCGGCGAGGACCGGCTCGCCTGGCTGCACCTGCTGCTCACCCAGCACGTCAGCGACCTCCCGGCGGGCCGGGCCACCGAGGCCCTGATCCTCTCCGCGAACGGCCACATCGAGCACGCGCTGTACCTCGTCGACGACGGCGGGACGGTCTGGGCCCACGTCGAGCCGGGCACCCAGGAGGCGCTGATCGCCTACCTGGAGTCGATGAAGTTCTTCTACAAGGTCGAGGTCGCCGACCGCACGGCGGACACCGCGGTCGTGCACCTCCCGGCCGGGTCCATCGCCGAGGTCCCCGACGGCGCCGTCGTACGGGAGACGCCGCACGGACGGGACCTGTTCCTGCCGCGCGCGGAGCTGGAGGCCTACGCCGCGCAGGCCGGGCCGCCCGCCGGGATCCTCGCCTACGAGGCGCTGCGCGTGGAGCAGCACAGGCCCCGGCTCGGCTTCGAGACCGACCACCGCACCATCCCGCACGAGCTGGGCTGGATCGGCTCGGCGGTGCACCTGCAGAAGGGCTGCTACCGGGGGCAGGAGACGGTCGCCCGGGTGCAGAACCTGGGCAAGCCGCCGCGCCGGCTGGTCTTCCTCCACCTCGACGGCAGCGAGGTGCACCTGCCCGTGGCCGGGACGGAGCTCCGGCTCGCGGACGACGGGCCCGACGGCCGGAAGATCGGCTTCATCACGACCTCCGCGCGCCACCACGAGCTCGGGCCGGTCGCCCTCGCCCTGGTGAAGCGCAATGTGGCGGTGGACGCCCCGCTGCTGGCCGGGGACACCGCCGCGGCCCAGGAAGTCGTCGTCGAGCCGTAG
- a CDS encoding restriction endonuclease subunit S, whose translation MTSDEPALPTGWSRRPLRELCGSIQAGPAQRAEDKSRARVSGGTPLVLPRDLRGRRIVTEEAASVPAVPWERARSLTKYELAEGDILLTRTGTVGRCALVTAEHTGWLFHPNLVRLRLPEAGPVTAAYLVAYLSATAAQDWIRAQGVVVAVVPSLSIRTLSELPVLLPPDAEQAAIGATLAALDDKIQAHTEIARATREYRSELADALMNGVLPAEP comes from the coding sequence ATGACGAGCGACGAACCCGCGCTGCCGACCGGCTGGTCGCGCCGTCCTCTGCGGGAGCTGTGCGGGTCCATCCAGGCCGGGCCGGCCCAGCGCGCCGAGGACAAGAGCCGTGCCAGGGTGAGCGGCGGAACCCCTCTGGTGCTCCCCCGTGACCTGCGCGGCCGGCGCATCGTCACCGAGGAGGCCGCGTCCGTCCCCGCCGTCCCTTGGGAGCGGGCGCGGTCGCTGACGAAATACGAGTTGGCCGAGGGCGACATCCTCCTCACGCGGACCGGTACCGTCGGCCGCTGCGCCCTGGTCACGGCGGAGCACACGGGCTGGCTGTTCCACCCCAACCTGGTACGGCTCAGGCTGCCCGAGGCGGGACCGGTCACGGCCGCGTACCTCGTCGCCTACCTCAGCGCGACGGCCGCGCAGGACTGGATCAGGGCCCAGGGAGTGGTGGTCGCGGTCGTCCCGTCGCTGAGCATCCGCACTCTGAGCGAGCTGCCCGTCCTCCTGCCACCGGACGCCGAGCAGGCGGCGATCGGCGCCACGCTCGCCGCCCTGGACGACAAGATCCAGGCACACACCGAGATCGCCCGCGCGACCCGCGAATACCGCAGCGAGCTCGCCGACGCCCTGATGAACGGCGTTCTCCCGGCCGAGCCGTGA
- a CDS encoding N-6 DNA methylase yields the protein MSDSEFAGVLVSRPDIARLAQVKRPAVTNWERRHPDFPSPVDPGVEAERFRAGEVLAWLSARAVPANARRPDEPAGTTYGDRFRAGLTGGTAGGLLRAVERLAGPEADRLRGPMSLDRYLLWLLYLVLNQIVGPDGGLAKAVEDFRGMVRDFDPPEKTVPRRLLAELAGVLDGTSAGSAQESRAAFDHVLVLWRAAHAREGGAFFTPSSVSRVMAGALAAVRPGAVSVHDPYSRTGELLVAYLDAVAERGDSAPPQVDGRVPEARERQVAEMNLRVHHGRAVRLGEGHFTPAFDPFADPPGAFDVMLTNPPFGRRLEDMAPPAYWVYGTARRTEFDWLQYIVSRLSPEGRAAVLLPAGASFNAGAAETVRAGLVEAGAVECVIALPAGLFALTAVKTQVWFLRAPGTRQAAEPEVLFVAGEHLGHQLTRTQRALADEDIAQLVGEYVSWHTAGATGRPFSGTPGLSRAVPVRDITDQRHSLYPARYVRASAQASAAAAAGAAEIRDRLARLAEEITSLHARAEAADAEVARRLGSYGL from the coding sequence GTGAGCGATTCCGAATTCGCCGGTGTGCTGGTCTCCCGGCCGGACATCGCGCGCCTCGCGCAGGTGAAGCGTCCGGCCGTCACCAACTGGGAGCGTCGGCACCCGGACTTCCCGTCGCCCGTGGACCCCGGCGTCGAGGCCGAGCGGTTTCGCGCCGGCGAGGTGCTGGCCTGGCTCTCCGCGCGGGCCGTTCCCGCGAACGCCCGGCGTCCGGATGAGCCGGCTGGCACGACGTACGGCGACCGGTTCCGTGCGGGGCTGACCGGAGGCACGGCCGGCGGGCTTCTCCGGGCCGTCGAGCGGCTCGCGGGACCGGAGGCGGACCGGCTGCGGGGCCCCATGTCCCTGGACCGCTATCTCCTTTGGCTGCTCTACCTCGTCCTGAACCAGATCGTGGGACCCGACGGCGGCCTGGCCAAGGCCGTGGAGGACTTCCGCGGGATGGTGCGTGACTTCGATCCACCCGAGAAGACAGTTCCGCGCCGACTGCTGGCCGAGCTCGCCGGGGTGCTCGACGGTACGAGCGCGGGTTCCGCGCAGGAGAGCCGAGCGGCGTTCGACCACGTCCTGGTGCTCTGGCGTGCCGCGCACGCGCGCGAGGGCGGTGCGTTCTTCACTCCGTCCTCGGTGAGCAGGGTCATGGCCGGGGCACTGGCCGCCGTACGGCCCGGGGCGGTGAGTGTGCACGACCCGTACAGCCGTACAGGGGAACTGCTCGTCGCCTATCTCGACGCTGTTGCCGAGCGTGGTGACAGCGCACCGCCCCAGGTCGACGGCCGGGTGCCCGAGGCTCGGGAACGGCAAGTGGCGGAGATGAACCTGCGGGTCCACCACGGTCGGGCGGTGCGGCTCGGCGAAGGACACTTCACCCCCGCGTTCGATCCTTTCGCTGACCCTCCCGGCGCCTTCGACGTCATGCTGACCAACCCGCCTTTCGGCCGGCGCCTGGAGGACATGGCACCGCCTGCGTACTGGGTCTACGGCACCGCCCGCCGGACCGAGTTCGACTGGCTGCAGTACATCGTCTCGCGGCTCTCTCCGGAGGGACGGGCCGCCGTACTGCTGCCGGCCGGGGCCTCCTTCAACGCCGGAGCTGCCGAGACGGTTCGGGCGGGGCTGGTCGAAGCGGGGGCCGTCGAGTGCGTGATCGCCCTTCCCGCCGGGCTTTTCGCGCTCACCGCCGTCAAGACGCAGGTCTGGTTCCTGCGTGCTCCCGGCACACGGCAGGCGGCGGAGCCCGAAGTCCTGTTCGTGGCAGGGGAGCACCTCGGACACCAGCTCACCCGGACCCAGCGGGCGCTGGCGGACGAAGATATCGCGCAGCTGGTGGGGGAGTACGTGTCCTGGCATACGGCGGGGGCGACCGGACGGCCCTTCTCGGGCACCCCCGGCTTGAGCCGGGCCGTGCCCGTGCGGGACATCACAGATCAGCGCCACAGCCTGTATCCCGCGCGGTACGTCCGGGCGTCCGCCCAGGCCTCGGCGGCAGCGGCAGCCGGCGCCGCCGAGATCAGGGACCGGCTTGCGAGGCTGGCGGAGGAGATCACCTCCCTGCACGCGCGGGCGGAAGCAGCCGATGCCGAAGTGGCCCGACGACTCGGGAGCTACGGACTGTGA
- a CDS encoding putative leader peptide, translated as MKRQADLTKRRAVDLCRVAAMLCRTF; from the coding sequence ATGAAGCGACAGGCGGACCTCACGAAGCGGCGGGCAGTAGACCTGTGCCGCGTCGCCGCCATGCTCTGTCGCACCTTCTGA
- a CDS encoding GNAT family N-acetyltransferase, which produces MTSASRADDIDVRPITASEFTDWLRAVNTGFLRVPTLTEEEIEGRRGKFVEGRYLGAFDHGRCVATFKSFDQQLTAVGGASVPADAISGVTVTATHRRRGLLSRMMARDLAAAKERGDVVATLIAAEYPIYGRYGFGPATWMAEWTVDVPRAGLDARRAGPADGGRIDLVEGEDVRKLGPELHERLRRGRPGVIDRDELWWKWNTGAVRIDPSWKDPFYAVYRSASGEVEGMAAYDVDDNWGDAKQPLNTATVRWLLGVTPAAERALWEYLCSIDWVVKVKSGWRAPDDLLPHFLPDPRAARITTLADWLWVRILDVVRALEARTYEGHGALVLEIAGVDGLTGGRYRLEASPEGASCTPTTESAELELGLGELGALWLGDESAVRLAALGRVREERAGAARKADALLRTSGRPWCPDMF; this is translated from the coding sequence ATGACCTCCGCGTCCCGCGCCGACGACATCGACGTACGCCCGATCACCGCGTCCGAGTTCACCGACTGGCTGCGTGCCGTGAACACCGGCTTCCTGCGGGTGCCCACGCTCACCGAGGAGGAGATCGAGGGCCGGCGCGGGAAGTTCGTCGAGGGCCGCTACCTCGGAGCCTTCGACCACGGCAGGTGTGTGGCGACCTTCAAGTCGTTCGACCAGCAGCTCACGGCCGTGGGCGGGGCGAGCGTCCCGGCGGACGCGATCTCGGGCGTCACCGTCACCGCCACCCACCGCCGCCGCGGGCTGCTCAGCCGGATGATGGCCCGGGACCTGGCCGCCGCGAAGGAGCGCGGGGACGTCGTCGCGACGCTGATCGCCGCTGAGTACCCGATCTACGGCCGCTACGGCTTCGGGCCGGCGACCTGGATGGCGGAGTGGACGGTCGACGTGCCGCGCGCCGGCCTCGACGCCCGCCGGGCGGGCCCGGCGGACGGCGGGCGGATCGACCTGGTGGAGGGCGAGGACGTCCGCAAGCTCGGCCCCGAGCTGCACGAGCGGCTGCGCCGCGGCCGGCCCGGTGTCATCGACCGCGATGAGCTGTGGTGGAAGTGGAACACCGGCGCCGTACGGATCGACCCGTCCTGGAAGGACCCGTTCTACGCCGTGTACCGCTCGGCGTCCGGCGAGGTCGAGGGCATGGCCGCGTACGACGTGGACGACAACTGGGGTGACGCCAAGCAGCCGTTGAACACGGCGACCGTGCGGTGGCTGCTCGGCGTGACACCGGCCGCGGAACGCGCGCTGTGGGAGTACCTGTGCTCCATCGACTGGGTCGTGAAGGTGAAGAGCGGCTGGCGGGCGCCCGACGACCTGCTCCCGCACTTCCTGCCCGACCCTCGGGCGGCCCGGATCACCACGCTGGCGGACTGGCTGTGGGTCCGGATCCTGGACGTCGTGCGGGCACTGGAGGCGCGGACGTACGAAGGGCACGGGGCGCTGGTGCTGGAGATCGCCGGAGTGGACGGGCTGACCGGCGGGCGCTACCGGCTGGAGGCCTCACCCGAGGGGGCGTCCTGCACGCCGACCACCGAGAGCGCGGAACTCGAACTGGGACTGGGCGAGTTGGGAGCGCTGTGGCTCGGGGACGAGTCGGCGGTGCGGCTGGCGGCGCTGGGGCGGGTGCGCGAAGAACGAGCGGGCGCCGCCCGGAAGGCCGACGCCCTGCTGCGTACGTCCGGGCGGCCTTGGTGCCCGGACATGTTCTGA
- a CDS encoding DUF3099 domain-containing protein, producing MYARRRHTYFAMMALCIGLFVLAWGVVRLWSVPVAVGMCVVAMVIPPVAAMVANRRGPEDRWWDDPSGDPQSDEWWDELDGKKRPR from the coding sequence ATGTACGCACGGCGGCGTCACACGTACTTCGCGATGATGGCCCTCTGCATCGGCCTCTTCGTGCTGGCCTGGGGTGTCGTGCGGCTGTGGTCCGTTCCCGTCGCCGTCGGGATGTGCGTGGTCGCCATGGTCATCCCGCCCGTCGCGGCCATGGTCGCCAACCGGCGCGGGCCCGAGGACCGGTGGTGGGACGACCCCTCCGGGGATCCCCAGTCCGACGAGTGGTGGGACGAGCTGGACGGCAAGAAGCGGCCGCGGTGA